A window of the Cystobacter fuscus genome harbors these coding sequences:
- a CDS encoding DUF2314 domain-containing protein, whose translation MKEVYLVAIESAVPVAPETLLASFETEEMAFVLAPDGQGFTLEAEETRVEVVFESRPTPREWTNDLFSGSEPALEALGRARAFYRLAFETGSAQPTVPVFVALMCARVLLTHATGVLVDITSSKVHEADDVAEITELDFDIRDHVNLHAVEVIEGETPLWVHSHGMAKFGARDLEIFHLGEQDLLPAEAFLHELCTDLAFGQGPPLRTQMGTSEGQPFMLVPSDEARTNLLGVPLDAFEGHEGLYLTVVSPQGRHNTAELLRPFRERFLQEPTERTESMHEESQSLLPAFKARFLRRGLMEPLTFLVRAPFETHPEGGDATEQLWLEVLSWDDATIVGRLVDGAVHTTEWRKGAHVEVPEADVNALALSREGRTLEDEEVRALLQAERPS comes from the coding sequence GTGAAGGAGGTCTACCTCGTCGCCATCGAGAGCGCCGTGCCGGTGGCTCCCGAGACCCTGCTCGCCTCCTTCGAGACCGAGGAGATGGCGTTCGTGCTCGCTCCCGACGGGCAGGGCTTCACGCTCGAGGCCGAGGAGACCCGGGTGGAGGTCGTCTTCGAGTCGCGGCCCACCCCCCGGGAGTGGACGAACGATTTGTTCTCCGGCAGCGAGCCCGCCCTGGAGGCGCTCGGCCGGGCCCGGGCCTTCTACCGTCTGGCCTTCGAGACGGGCTCCGCCCAGCCCACCGTGCCCGTCTTCGTGGCCCTCATGTGCGCCCGCGTCCTGCTCACCCATGCCACCGGCGTGCTGGTGGACATCACCTCGTCCAAGGTCCACGAGGCCGATGACGTGGCGGAGATCACCGAGCTGGACTTCGACATCCGCGACCACGTCAACCTCCACGCCGTGGAGGTCATCGAGGGGGAGACGCCCCTGTGGGTGCACTCGCACGGCATGGCGAAGTTCGGCGCGAGGGATCTGGAGATCTTCCACCTGGGTGAGCAGGATCTGCTGCCCGCCGAGGCCTTCCTCCACGAGCTGTGCACGGACCTGGCCTTCGGGCAGGGGCCGCCGCTGCGCACCCAGATGGGCACGAGCGAGGGCCAGCCCTTCATGCTGGTGCCCTCGGACGAGGCGCGCACCAACCTGCTCGGCGTGCCGCTGGACGCCTTCGAGGGCCACGAGGGCCTCTACCTCACCGTGGTGTCACCCCAGGGCCGGCACAACACGGCGGAGCTGTTGCGCCCCTTCCGCGAGCGCTTCCTCCAGGAGCCCACCGAGCGCACCGAGTCCATGCACGAGGAGTCCCAGTCGCTCCTGCCCGCCTTCAAGGCGCGCTTCCTGCGCCGCGGCCTCATGGAGCCGCTCACCTTCCTGGTGCGCGCCCCCTTCGAGACGCACCCGGAGGGCGGTGATGCGACGGAGCAGCTCTGGCTGGAGGTGCTCTCCTGGGACGACGCCACCATCGTCGGCCGCCTGGTGGATGGCGCCGTGCACACCACCGAGTGGCGCAAGGGCGCCCACGTGGAAGTGCCCGAGGCGGACGTGAACGCGCTCGCCCTCAGCCGCGAGGGCCGCACCCTGGAGGACGAAGAGGTGCGCGCCCTGCTCCAGGCCGAGCGCCCCAGCTAG
- a CDS encoding sigma 54-interacting transcriptional regulator, whose protein sequence is MPSLLLLSGPSAGLRHELLGEATMGRSPSCELPLPEDDRMSRRHARFFVREEQVHVEDLGSRNGTSVNGERITGEVALHPGDRVQVGKTLVLVSPSGPSVGVGEARGATRQAPVVEVLPHVGTEAALYSAGVALLGATSEAMVLRHLAEHALHALRAETSAALLGSIKGMLTAAVVGASSVEVPRDMARAAMEHAEQSRAEGVVCSPLVASGGLPFGLLYLERSEPPFTDAEARLAAMLGRLGGEAYAAVRSRASTPSGRVDLVGGSRSFRKVVEQARRASASDAPVVLFGEPGTGKCLAARYIHARSPRALGPLVQVDCREGTSLEEVLFGRASTPGAPPMPSALLRADGGSLLLQHVERLPRFMAERLARLLARKSAPAREGGEEPVDVRLLVTTHTPPRMLALQGELDESLALQLSGLELALPALRERRADIPQLFERFASRGSRSGREAPPVLTPEARRLLMEYAWPHNVRELELLSERLALLHAGASIPVSALPPEFHQDAAPPSLSLQERVSRLERETIAEALRSAGGRKIVAARLLGISRPTLDKKIEDYGLTVERRRV, encoded by the coding sequence ATGCCCTCCCTGCTGCTTCTCTCCGGTCCCAGCGCTGGCCTTCGACATGAACTCCTCGGAGAGGCGACGATGGGCCGCAGCCCCTCGTGTGAGCTGCCCCTGCCCGAGGACGATCGGATGTCGCGCCGCCACGCGCGCTTCTTCGTGCGCGAGGAGCAGGTGCACGTGGAGGACCTGGGGTCGCGCAATGGCACCTCGGTCAACGGCGAGCGCATCACCGGCGAGGTGGCGCTGCACCCCGGAGACCGGGTGCAGGTGGGCAAGACGCTGGTGCTCGTCTCGCCCTCCGGGCCGTCGGTGGGCGTGGGCGAAGCGCGGGGGGCCACGCGCCAGGCGCCCGTCGTGGAGGTGCTGCCCCACGTGGGCACCGAGGCGGCGCTGTACTCGGCGGGCGTGGCGCTGCTGGGAGCCACCAGCGAGGCCATGGTGCTGCGGCACCTCGCCGAGCACGCGCTGCACGCGCTGCGCGCGGAGACGTCCGCGGCGCTCCTGGGCAGCATCAAGGGCATGCTCACCGCGGCCGTGGTGGGCGCCTCCTCCGTGGAGGTGCCTCGGGACATGGCCCGCGCCGCGATGGAGCACGCCGAGCAGAGCCGCGCGGAGGGGGTGGTGTGCTCGCCCCTGGTGGCCTCGGGTGGTCTTCCCTTCGGCCTGCTCTACCTGGAGCGCTCCGAGCCGCCCTTCACCGACGCGGAAGCGCGGCTGGCCGCCATGCTCGGGCGGCTCGGCGGCGAGGCCTATGCCGCGGTGCGCTCGCGCGCGAGCACGCCGTCCGGACGCGTGGACCTGGTGGGCGGCTCGCGCTCCTTCCGCAAGGTGGTGGAGCAGGCCCGCCGCGCCTCGGCGAGTGACGCCCCCGTGGTGCTCTTCGGCGAGCCGGGGACTGGCAAGTGCCTGGCCGCCCGCTACATCCACGCGCGCTCTCCCCGGGCGCTCGGGCCGCTCGTGCAGGTGGATTGCCGGGAGGGCACCTCGCTGGAGGAGGTGCTCTTTGGCCGCGCCAGTACACCCGGCGCGCCGCCCATGCCCTCCGCGCTCCTGCGCGCCGATGGGGGCTCCCTGTTGCTCCAGCACGTGGAGCGTCTGCCGCGCTTCATGGCCGAGCGGCTCGCCCGGTTGCTCGCGCGAAAGAGCGCTCCCGCGCGCGAGGGAGGCGAGGAGCCCGTGGACGTGCGGCTCCTGGTCACCACGCACACCCCGCCCCGCATGCTCGCCCTCCAGGGAGAGCTCGACGAGTCGCTCGCCCTGCAGCTGTCGGGACTGGAGCTGGCGCTGCCCGCGCTGCGCGAGCGGCGCGCCGACATTCCCCAGCTCTTCGAGCGCTTCGCTTCCCGGGGCTCGCGCTCGGGTCGGGAGGCGCCCCCCGTGCTCACTCCCGAGGCGCGGCGTCTGCTCATGGAATACGCGTGGCCCCACAACGTGCGTGAGCTGGAGTTGCTCAGTGAGCGGCTCGCCCTGCTGCATGCCGGCGCGAGCATCCCCGTCTCGGCCCTGCCTCCCGAGTTCCACCAGGACGCCGCTCCTCCGTCGCTCTCGCTGCAGGAGCGCGTGTCTCGTTTGGAACGGGAGACCATCGCCGAGGCCTTGCGCTCGGCGGGGGGACGGAAGATCGTCGCCGCGCGACTGTTGGGCATCAGCCGCCCGACCCTGGACAAGAAGATCGAGGATTATGGGCTCACCGTTGAGCGCAGACGGGTGTGA
- a CDS encoding protein-tyrosine phosphatase family protein translates to MVEIWPGLHVGNELDYENTVRHQSGWSVVHACKEPYHRGALGYRTPLVPEAHPEAVVARRGARLMLNLVDMTDPAYIPKEAIDAALAFIHEALGAGQRVLLHCNQGASRSPTIAFLYLVAHTQRFATRTFEEAQLEFRVLYPGYAPALGMYEFARQHFEEYRASRPS, encoded by the coding sequence ATGGTGGAAATCTGGCCAGGACTGCACGTCGGCAACGAGCTCGACTACGAGAACACCGTGCGGCATCAGTCGGGGTGGAGCGTCGTCCACGCCTGCAAGGAGCCCTACCATCGCGGGGCCCTGGGCTACCGCACGCCCCTGGTGCCCGAGGCGCATCCCGAGGCCGTGGTGGCGCGGCGGGGCGCGCGGCTCATGCTCAACCTCGTCGACATGACCGATCCCGCGTACATCCCCAAGGAAGCCATCGACGCGGCGCTCGCCTTCATCCACGAGGCCCTGGGCGCGGGACAGCGGGTGCTGCTGCACTGCAACCAGGGCGCCTCGCGCTCGCCCACCATCGCGTTTCTCTATCTGGTGGCGCACACCCAGCGCTTCGCGACCCGGACGTTCGAGGAGGCGCAGCTGGAGTTCCGCGTCCTCTATCCCGGGTACGCGCCCGCGCTGGGCATGTATGAGTTCGCGCGGCAGCACTTCGAGGAATACCGGGCCTCGCGTCCCTCCTGA
- a CDS encoding DMT family transporter translates to MNATSTPAVVPAPRAISWSDLTLIVVIFIWGTNYTVVKGALESIPPLAFMSLRFAIASIAMALVLHVREGFTPLPRATVLKLVGLGLVGHTLYQFCFVMGVAHTTAANSGLLSSGTPVLTALLGALLGVERLRRPLMMGLMLAIPGVVLIVSARGPGLDASTRVGDLFILGASLCWALYTVGLRWLGPGLSALRITALSMLTGAPGVILLGVPEVLSLQGATIGPSAWAGVVYSALVPLVLAYVVWSRSVQSVGSSRTALYSSGTPVVAALTAWAVRGERPTWVQAMGAGLVISGVLVSRRR, encoded by the coding sequence TTGAACGCCACCAGCACCCCCGCCGTTGTCCCCGCGCCCCGCGCCATCTCCTGGTCCGACCTCACCCTCATCGTCGTCATCTTCATCTGGGGGACGAACTACACGGTGGTGAAGGGGGCCCTGGAGAGCATTCCCCCCCTGGCCTTCATGTCGCTGCGCTTCGCGATCGCCTCCATCGCCATGGCGCTCGTGCTCCATGTGCGCGAGGGCTTCACTCCCCTGCCCCGTGCCACCGTGCTCAAGCTCGTGGGGCTCGGGCTCGTGGGCCACACGCTCTACCAGTTCTGCTTCGTCATGGGCGTGGCCCACACCACCGCCGCCAACAGCGGCCTGCTCTCCTCGGGCACGCCCGTGCTCACCGCCCTGCTCGGCGCCCTGCTGGGCGTGGAGCGGCTGCGCCGGCCGCTGATGATGGGGCTCATGCTCGCGATCCCCGGCGTGGTGCTCATCGTCTCGGCGCGGGGCCCGGGACTGGATGCGTCCACGCGCGTGGGAGATCTCTTCATCCTCGGCGCCTCGCTGTGCTGGGCGCTGTACACCGTGGGGCTGCGCTGGCTCGGCCCCGGCCTGTCCGCGCTGCGCATCACCGCGCTCTCCATGCTCACCGGCGCCCCGGGCGTCATCCTCCTGGGCGTGCCCGAGGTGCTGTCCCTCCAGGGCGCCACCATCGGCCCGAGCGCCTGGGCGGGCGTGGTGTACTCGGCGCTCGTCCCCCTGGTGCTGGCCTATGTCGTCTGGAGCCGCAGCGTGCAGTCGGTGGGCAGCAGCCGCACGGCGCTCTACAGCAGTGGCACGCCCGTGGTGGCCGCGCTCACCGCCTGGGCCGTGCGCGGCGAGCGCCCCACCTGGGTCCAGGCCATGGGCGCGGGGCTCGTCATCTCCGGGGTGCTCGTCAGCCGCAGACGGTGA
- a CDS encoding pseudouridine-5'-phosphate glycosidase, which yields MHLRYSEEVRRAREQGVPLVAQETSVVAQGLPYPDNLGAARACEEAVRRAGAVPAPIAVVDGEVWVGLEEAHMRRLAEGKERLLKLASRDLAVAIAQKATGGTTVSATCEVAAAAGIRVFATGGIGGVHRGVAEQMDISQDIWALTRFPVAVVCAGAKSVLDLPKTLEALETAAVPVLGVGTDELPSFYSRSSGLPLEHRVEDAASAAAICRARFETLGQGGLLFTVPPPEETALPRAEVELHIASALAEAERQGIRGKAVTPFLLSEMARRTSGKTLRANLALLTNNARFAGQLAVAYAQGAAGR from the coding sequence ATGCACTTGCGTTACTCAGAAGAGGTGCGGCGCGCTCGGGAGCAGGGCGTGCCGTTGGTGGCACAGGAGACGAGCGTGGTGGCCCAGGGGCTGCCCTATCCGGACAACCTCGGGGCGGCCCGGGCCTGTGAGGAAGCCGTGCGCCGAGCGGGTGCCGTGCCTGCTCCCATCGCCGTGGTGGACGGGGAGGTGTGGGTGGGGCTGGAGGAGGCGCACATGCGCCGGCTCGCCGAGGGCAAGGAGCGCCTGCTCAAGCTCGCCTCGCGCGATCTGGCGGTGGCCATCGCCCAGAAGGCCACGGGAGGCACCACCGTGAGCGCCACGTGCGAGGTGGCCGCCGCCGCGGGCATCCGCGTCTTCGCCACCGGCGGCATTGGCGGCGTGCACCGCGGGGTCGCCGAGCAGATGGACATCTCCCAGGACATCTGGGCGCTGACACGCTTCCCCGTGGCGGTGGTGTGCGCCGGGGCCAAGTCCGTGCTGGATCTGCCCAAGACGCTCGAGGCGCTGGAGACCGCGGCCGTGCCCGTGCTCGGGGTGGGCACCGATGAGCTGCCGTCCTTCTACAGCCGCTCGTCCGGGCTGCCCCTGGAGCACCGCGTGGAGGATGCCGCCAGCGCGGCGGCGATCTGCCGCGCCCGCTTCGAGACGCTGGGGCAGGGCGGCCTGCTCTTCACCGTGCCTCCGCCCGAGGAGACGGCGCTGCCGCGCGCCGAGGTGGAACTGCACATCGCCTCGGCGCTGGCGGAGGCCGAGCGGCAGGGCATCCGCGGCAAGGCGGTGACCCCCTTCCTGCTCTCGGAGATGGCCCGGCGCACGAGCGGCAAGACGCTGCGCGCCAACCTCGCCCTGCTCACCAACAACGCCCGTTTCGCCGGACAGCTCGCGGTGGCATACGCCCAGGGCGCTGCGGGGCGCTGA
- a CDS encoding transglycosylase SLT domain-containing protein, producing MRRWTGSGLLTVMVGTGAWAQSASTLEAVRLHRAEARTQASQELEACVARKCPEQGRLALLTGTLALAEGDVAEARTLLTGAEVPALLRPYLAYYQGQAHFYAGDAAAAAAAFARALEKAPPALAPEARARLGESLLAAGRAKEAAPMLEAAATQEPGAELLFQRAQARKALGNTAGEQADLRAVALRYPTHPYADEALGLLEALKPPLRLTLAEHLQRAQGLLDAGDARRALVELERAEAAKLVRARPDQARVALVRAQALFATGQKPKAEEALAVARRGPPSVAAEAAYVTARRAMKTDDNAAARKLMQALEKEFPTEAPADEAGFFVGWLDLQAGHFADAVKAFTDFDQRHARSRRRDEAMWYRALAHLRLGQYPQTRAVLDTLVSTFPQSSLVPQARYWAARGQALEGASADVIGPAYETVITSAPNSYYALLATERLRELGKQPPPPFPEAPRPPKGSEVPAELKLAVALTEAGLFRDAAEDVRARAARIRDPEQALAFAGALLRLGEYGNAHMVAARHLWGRAFGARMPEALAAFYPRAFENAVQSEASRYEVSPYLVWAIMRRESAFRPEVASAADARGLMQVIPPTARAIARKLAEPEPAPAELFSPSLSIRYGAWYLSQLMKRFAHPALAAAAYNAGPEAAVKWVKDKGVLPLDLFVEEIPFRETRGYVKQVLADLYLYQSFYGKDTSPQRLSLTVPVPHTEGVEF from the coding sequence ATGCGACGGTGGACGGGCAGTGGGCTGCTGACGGTGATGGTGGGCACGGGGGCCTGGGCCCAGTCCGCCTCGACGCTGGAAGCCGTCCGGCTGCACCGCGCCGAGGCCCGGACCCAGGCGAGCCAGGAGCTCGAAGCGTGCGTGGCCCGCAAGTGTCCGGAACAAGGCCGGCTCGCCCTGCTCACCGGCACCCTCGCCCTGGCGGAGGGGGATGTGGCAGAAGCGCGCACCCTGCTGACGGGCGCGGAGGTGCCCGCGCTCTTGCGGCCCTACCTCGCCTACTACCAGGGACAGGCGCACTTCTACGCGGGGGACGCGGCGGCGGCGGCGGCGGCGTTCGCCCGGGCGTTGGAGAAGGCACCCCCGGCGCTGGCCCCCGAGGCCCGGGCCCGGCTGGGTGAGTCGCTGCTGGCCGCGGGCAGGGCCAAGGAGGCCGCCCCCATGTTGGAGGCCGCGGCCACCCAGGAGCCTGGCGCGGAGCTGCTCTTCCAGCGCGCCCAGGCGCGCAAGGCCCTGGGCAACACCGCCGGAGAGCAGGCGGATCTGCGCGCCGTGGCGCTGCGCTACCCCACGCACCCCTACGCGGACGAGGCCCTGGGCCTGCTCGAGGCCCTCAAGCCCCCGCTCCGGCTGACGCTCGCCGAGCACCTGCAACGCGCCCAGGGGCTGCTGGACGCCGGCGACGCCCGGCGCGCCCTGGTGGAGCTGGAGCGGGCCGAGGCCGCGAAGCTCGTGCGCGCCAGACCCGACCAGGCGCGCGTGGCGCTGGTGCGCGCCCAGGCGCTGTTCGCCACCGGCCAGAAGCCGAAGGCCGAGGAGGCCCTGGCCGTGGCGCGCCGGGGCCCTCCGTCGGTGGCCGCCGAGGCCGCCTATGTCACCGCCCGCCGGGCCATGAAGACGGACGACAACGCCGCCGCCCGCAAGCTCATGCAGGCCCTGGAGAAGGAGTTCCCCACGGAGGCCCCGGCCGACGAGGCGGGCTTCTTCGTGGGCTGGTTGGACTTGCAGGCGGGACACTTCGCGGACGCGGTGAAGGCCTTCACGGACTTCGATCAGCGGCACGCGCGCTCGCGGCGCCGGGACGAGGCGATGTGGTACCGGGCACTGGCGCACCTGCGGCTCGGGCAGTACCCCCAGACGCGCGCGGTGCTGGACACCCTGGTGAGCACCTTCCCCCAGAGCAGCCTGGTGCCCCAGGCGCGCTACTGGGCGGCGCGCGGCCAGGCGCTCGAGGGCGCCTCGGCGGACGTCATCGGGCCCGCGTACGAGACCGTCATCACCAGCGCGCCCAACTCGTACTACGCCCTGCTCGCCACCGAGCGGCTGCGCGAGCTGGGCAAGCAGCCGCCTCCGCCCTTTCCCGAGGCGCCCCGGCCGCCCAAGGGCAGCGAGGTGCCCGCGGAGCTGAAGCTGGCGGTGGCGCTCACCGAGGCGGGGCTGTTCCGCGACGCGGCCGAGGACGTGCGGGCCCGCGCCGCGCGCATCCGGGATCCGGAGCAGGCGCTGGCGTTCGCGGGCGCTCTCCTGCGGCTGGGCGAGTACGGCAACGCGCACATGGTGGCGGCGCGGCACCTGTGGGGCCGGGCGTTCGGCGCGCGCATGCCCGAGGCGCTCGCCGCCTTCTATCCCCGCGCCTTCGAGAACGCGGTGCAGAGCGAGGCGTCGCGCTACGAGGTGAGCCCCTACCTCGTCTGGGCCATCATGCGCCGCGAGAGCGCCTTCCGGCCCGAGGTGGCCAGCGCCGCGGACGCGCGGGGGCTGATGCAGGTGATTCCGCCCACCGCGCGCGCCATCGCCCGCAAGCTCGCCGAGCCGGAGCCCGCGCCCGCGGAGCTGTTCTCGCCCTCGCTGAGCATCCGGTATGGGGCATGGTACCTGTCGCAGTTGATGAAGCGCTTCGCCCATCCGGCGCTCGCGGCGGCCGCGTACAACGCGGGGCCCGAGGCGGCCGTCAAATGGGTGAAGGACAAGGGCGTGCTCCCGCTGGACCTGTTCGTCGAGGAGATTCCCTTCCGCGAGACGCGTGGCTACGTGAAGCAGGTGCTCGCGGACCTGTATCTCTATCAATCCTTCTACGGCAAGGACACCTCGCCGCAACGTCTGTCATTGACGGTGCCCGTCCCCCACACCGAGGGCGTGGAGTTCTGA
- a CDS encoding CAP domain-containing protein → MLALVLGALVAAAPLTPPDMEERTARHVLQEFERVGRRSPQVDPALTEAARVLARRALDDSPAGAVEEPALTEAISDAGGADPTPRSYVVRAGEREHALETILERKDLSQERATHLGVGVAVDGSRSALVVLLAERKATLQRFPRVFDTPTTQGLCGEFTAPLRGAQVFVTLPDGRVERPALTRQAEASFCTRLLLAQPGRYTVEVVGRGERGPEVAALFLVDVGTPRRQGEGTRVEEPTSVEAAREAVLERINALRRAQGLPPLSIDRTLEEVAQAYSERMAREGFFAHVAPDGSDLSSRLRAAGAQARVSGENLGTASGALAAHSGIEHSPGHRNNLLGAHFTHVGLGVSFHSVDGRPQVLLTEVFASSGGASRPADPREDVYQALAAHRASHELAPLRRLPSLERIALEQARRALAANVPPSQLPGEPVHERVFRALNDNARSASVDFYVTDNPSRLPDSKNLADRKTTVMGVGTVRGDSPTYGEGRYWVVVIYAATR, encoded by the coding sequence ATGCTCGCCCTCGTCCTCGGCGCCCTCGTGGCCGCCGCCCCCCTGACGCCCCCCGACATGGAAGAGCGCACGGCGCGCCATGTGCTCCAGGAGTTCGAGCGCGTGGGCCGGCGCTCCCCCCAGGTGGATCCGGCCCTCACCGAGGCGGCGCGCGTGCTGGCGCGCCGGGCGCTCGACGACAGCCCCGCGGGCGCGGTGGAGGAGCCCGCCCTCACCGAGGCCATCAGCGACGCGGGCGGCGCCGATCCCACTCCCCGCTCCTATGTCGTCCGCGCCGGAGAGCGCGAGCACGCCCTGGAGACGATCCTCGAGCGCAAGGACTTGAGCCAGGAGCGCGCCACGCACCTGGGCGTGGGCGTGGCGGTGGACGGCTCGCGCTCGGCCCTCGTGGTGCTGCTCGCCGAGCGCAAGGCCACGCTCCAGCGCTTCCCTCGCGTCTTCGACACCCCCACCACCCAGGGCCTGTGCGGCGAGTTCACCGCCCCCCTGCGCGGCGCCCAGGTTTTCGTCACCCTGCCGGATGGCCGCGTGGAGCGCCCCGCCCTCACGCGCCAGGCGGAGGCCTCCTTCTGCACCCGGCTGCTGCTCGCCCAGCCGGGCCGCTACACGGTGGAAGTCGTCGGCCGGGGGGAGCGGGGCCCGGAGGTGGCGGCGCTCTTCCTCGTGGACGTGGGCACGCCGCGGCGGCAGGGCGAGGGCACGCGCGTGGAGGAGCCCACCAGCGTGGAGGCCGCGCGCGAGGCGGTGCTCGAGCGCATCAACGCGCTGCGTCGCGCCCAGGGCCTGCCGCCGCTGAGCATTGATCGCACCCTGGAGGAGGTGGCCCAGGCCTACAGCGAGCGCATGGCGCGCGAGGGCTTCTTCGCCCACGTGGCGCCGGATGGCTCGGACTTGAGCAGCCGCCTGCGCGCCGCGGGGGCCCAGGCGCGCGTGTCCGGGGAGAACCTGGGCACGGCCTCCGGAGCGCTCGCCGCCCACTCGGGCATCGAACACAGCCCCGGCCACCGCAACAACCTGCTCGGCGCGCACTTCACCCACGTCGGCCTCGGGGTGAGCTTCCACTCGGTGGACGGGCGCCCCCAGGTGCTGCTCACCGAGGTATTCGCCTCGAGCGGTGGCGCCTCGCGCCCGGCGGATCCCCGCGAGGACGTGTACCAGGCACTCGCCGCCCACCGTGCCTCGCATGAACTGGCGCCCCTGCGGCGTCTGCCCTCCCTGGAGCGCATCGCCCTGGAGCAGGCCCGGCGGGCACTCGCCGCCAACGTGCCTCCCTCCCAACTGCCGGGAGAACCCGTGCACGAGCGCGTCTTCCGGGCCTTGAATGACAATGCCCGGAGCGCCTCGGTGGATTTCTATGTGACGGACAATCCCTCGCGGCTACCAGATTCCAAGAATCTGGCGGATCGCAAGACAACCGTGATGGGTGTGGGCACCGTGCGCGGCGACTCTCCCACCTACGGAGAAGGGCGATACTGGGTGGTGGTCATCTACGCCGCCACCCGTTGA
- a CDS encoding DUF721 domain-containing protein: MARREPQTLDQLLPRVLARLAEQSGKGRTLGPVWRATVGDAIARHSRPASLEGGTLVVSVASAEWAHTLSRQEDSLREQLNHRLGPGAVSSLVFQLE; this comes from the coding sequence ATGGCCCGGCGCGAACCGCAGACCCTCGATCAGCTCCTTCCCCGTGTCCTGGCCCGCCTGGCCGAGCAGTCCGGCAAGGGGCGGACGCTCGGTCCGGTGTGGCGAGCCACGGTGGGGGACGCCATCGCCCGGCACTCCCGGCCCGCCTCGCTCGAGGGCGGCACCCTGGTGGTGTCCGTGGCCAGCGCGGAGTGGGCACACACCCTGTCGCGCCAGGAGGACTCGCTGCGCGAGCAGCTCAACCACCGGCTGGGCCCCGGTGCGGTGTCCTCACTCGTCTTCCAGTTGGAGTAG